One genomic segment of Fusobacterium sp. DD2 includes these proteins:
- a CDS encoding AbrB/MazE/SpoVT family DNA-binding domain-containing protein, with translation MEKRTLRIMFSKNGKGAVSYRINLPTPWINDLGVTEDSREVNVYKLDDQIIIISKEKIQKLENTRPFLLFI, from the coding sequence ATGGAGAAAAGAACCCTTAGAATAATGTTCAGTAAGAATGGTAAAGGTGCAGTAAGCTATAGAATCAACTTACCAACGCCATGGATTAATGACTTAGGAGTAACAGAAGATTCTAGAGAAGTAAACGTCTATAAACTAGACGACCAAATAATAATAATATCAAAAGAAAAAATACAGAAGCTGGAGAATACACGCCCTTTTCTCTTATTCATATGA
- a CDS encoding phage holin family protein: MDELNQIIELGKEIGKIIFNVFNLVLGGILTLIFYVTGGRDELVATLAIVMLTDYISGIIKSVITEKTNSRVGIKGALKKVMMVLVLTAVWKADEVLRGPIQFKNIITCIFIGNEVISIIENAIIAGIPIPECFRRQLEKRFEQIRDKKEDKK, encoded by the coding sequence GTGGATGAACTTAATCAAATTATAGAACTTGGAAAAGAAATAGGGAAAATAATATTTAACGTATTCAATTTAGTACTTGGAGGTATTCTAACATTAATTTTTTATGTTACGGGAGGCCGTGATGAGCTTGTAGCAACACTGGCGATAGTCATGCTAACGGATTATATATCCGGAATAATAAAGAGTGTTATAACAGAAAAGACGAACTCCCGTGTAGGTATCAAGGGAGCCCTAAAAAAGGTAATGATGGTGTTGGTGCTTACTGCAGTATGGAAAGCTGATGAAGTGTTGAGGGGTCCAATCCAATTCAAGAATATAATTACTTGTATTTTTATAGGGAATGAGGTTATAAGTATTATAGAAAATGCAATAATAGCAGGTATACCAATTCCAGAATGTTTTAGGAGACAACTGGAAAAGAGATTTGAACAGATAAGAGATAAGAAGGAAGATAAAAAATAG
- a CDS encoding phage holin, LLH family, whose product MTEKVFYGVIIACIVAVVALIVLMYVYRRQGKIAKEQKIKALLMRIGYYSVSLVEAIYRDGNGKKKLDEATKIVRSKLPAGASDLISDEMIHKYLESALADLQVVFKGKKADEISMLNKIIDVGSSSPDAKAAIELAKNMRDSKGYIEGYAEGRTNFHGQSEAAVGIRGGVKL is encoded by the coding sequence ATGACTGAGAAAGTATTTTATGGCGTTATAATTGCATGTATTGTGGCAGTAGTGGCATTAATTGTATTGATGTATGTGTATAGAAGACAGGGGAAAATAGCCAAAGAACAGAAGATTAAAGCACTTCTTATGCGTATTGGCTACTATTCTGTGTCACTTGTAGAAGCAATTTATCGTGATGGTAATGGTAAGAAAAAACTTGATGAAGCTACTAAAATTGTAAGAAGTAAACTTCCAGCAGGAGCATCGGATCTGATCAGCGATGAAATGATACACAAATATTTGGAAAGTGCCCTAGCCGATTTACAAGTAGTATTTAAAGGGAAAAAGGCTGATGAGATTAGTATGTTGAATAAAATAATTGACGTAGGATCTTCATCTCCTGATGCAAAAGCTGCAATAGAATTAGCTAAAAATATGAGGGACTCAAAAGGCTATATAGAAGGGTATGCGGAAGGACGTACTAATTTTCATGGCCAATCTGAAGCAGCTGTCGGTATAAGAGGCGGAGTAAAGCTATAA
- a CDS encoding N-acetylmuramoyl-L-alanine amidase — protein MKALVIGHNELSKGAYSTVLRQYEYDYYTDIANMISQLDNSIDIYIRKPAGGYTREMTPVVNSINKHKYDFVLELHFNNVADKKVNGALCLAHHGSAGGQKVATEFLEKLCDEYGLRNKGIIKIKDSNERGGFGICKTCCPYVLIEPFFGNNQEAEKFKNKERFAKFIVDFIREAD, from the coding sequence ATGAAAGCATTGGTAATTGGTCACAATGAGTTGAGCAAAGGGGCGTATTCAACAGTGCTTCGTCAATATGAATATGATTACTACACTGATATAGCTAATATGATTAGCCAGCTGGACAATTCAATTGATATTTATATAAGGAAACCGGCCGGAGGATATACCAGGGAAATGACTCCAGTTGTAAATTCAATTAATAAGCACAAGTATGATTTTGTTCTGGAGCTCCACTTCAATAATGTGGCTGATAAAAAAGTGAATGGCGCTTTATGTTTAGCACATCATGGAAGTGCTGGAGGTCAAAAAGTTGCTACTGAATTTTTAGAAAAACTGTGTGATGAATATGGTTTAAGAAATAAGGGCATTATAAAAATTAAAGATAGCAACGAAAGAGGAGGATTCGGGATTTGTAAGACCTGTTGCCCTTATGTTTTAATTGAACCGTTTTTTGGTAATAATCAGGAAGCGGAAAAATTCAAGAATAAGGAAAGGTTTGCAAAATTTATAGTTGATTTTATTAGGGAGGCAGATTAG